In one Deinococcus sp. QL22 genomic region, the following are encoded:
- a CDS encoding IclR family transcriptional regulator has protein sequence MSPSLDKAATVLRAFTVNEPEWGSRPLAVRLGWPRSTAQFYLSGLAGAGFLRRIPGGRYRLSWQLAEFGALLTDALPWFSRARSALADLAQATRGLGFLCVLEEGRVVCIHRALGDPDAHHTAVQTDVTLPANATAAGKILYAYGRPALPSFELFTPSTITTPDEWAGELERVRADACAHSIEEWIAGHCAVGVPLWWEGEVVAAFGVQLPSSRYLARERQVVARVRQAAQPWAVPG, from the coding sequence ATGTCGCCGTCGCTGGATAAAGCCGCCACCGTGCTGCGGGCCTTCACGGTCAACGAGCCGGAATGGGGGTCGCGCCCGCTGGCCGTTCGATTGGGCTGGCCGCGCTCCACAGCGCAGTTTTACCTGTCGGGGCTGGCAGGGGCCGGGTTCTTGCGGCGCATTCCGGGCGGGCGCTACCGCCTGAGTTGGCAGTTGGCCGAATTTGGCGCGCTGCTGACCGACGCGCTGCCCTGGTTTTCCCGCGCCCGCAGCGCCCTGGCCGACCTGGCGCAGGCCACGCGGGGGCTGGGCTTCCTGTGTGTGCTGGAAGAAGGCCGGGTGGTCTGCATTCACCGCGCCCTCGGTGATCCCGACGCCCACCACACCGCTGTACAGACTGATGTGACGCTGCCCGCCAACGCCACGGCTGCCGGGAAAATCCTGTATGCGTATGGTCGTCCGGCGCTGCCCAGCTTCGAACTTTTTACCCCCAGCACCATCACCACGCCTGACGAATGGGCGGGCGAACTGGAGCGTGTGCGGGCCGACGCCTGCGCCCACTCGATAGAAGAATGGATTGCGGGCCACTGCGCGGTGGGCGTGCCGCTCTGGTGGGAAGGCGAAGTGGTCGCGGCCTTTGGGGTGCAGTTGCCGTCCAGCCGCTATCTGGCGCGGGAACGGCAGGTAGTGGCCCGCGTGCGGCAGGCGGCGCAACCCTGGGCTGTTCCAGGATGA
- a CDS encoding mercuric reductase, which yields MPEALVIGAGQAGGPLAGALAGAGWSVTLVEREHAGGTCVNEGCTPTKTMIASAHAAHVARHSAALGIHTGGVRVDLGQIVDRVQGIVDSFRDGSEAGIVRAGVKLIYGSARFTGVREVEVALNSGGTQHLRADSVFINAGARPRLPEVPGLAEVGVMTSRDILQLRDLPSHLLILGGGYISLEFAQLFARLGSRVTVIDTGPRLLPREDEDVAAALRQVLEGEGVSFVLGAHLARAERNGGEVALHLTGQDGEQTLSGSHLLVAVGRIPNTETLNVQATGAALDKQGFIVVDDYLQAAEGVYALGDIKGGPAFTHISYDDFRMVRDAVLHGQQRRVSGRLVPYTLFTDPQLGRVGLDRQQAQGLDRPTRIYTLPMTSVARAIETGATAGLMRAVVDDQTDQVLGVTVLGPEGGEIMSALQLAMMGGLTATTLRNATLAHPTLSESINNLFMGVPEVVRGEAVAAD from the coding sequence ATGCCTGAGGCGTTGGTGATCGGGGCGGGGCAGGCAGGCGGCCCGCTGGCAGGCGCACTGGCCGGCGCCGGGTGGTCGGTGACGCTGGTGGAGCGTGAACATGCGGGCGGCACCTGCGTCAACGAGGGCTGCACGCCCACCAAAACCATGATCGCCAGTGCCCACGCCGCGCATGTGGCCCGCCACTCAGCGGCGTTGGGGATACATACTGGGGGCGTGCGTGTGGATCTGGGCCAGATCGTAGACCGCGTGCAGGGCATCGTGGACAGCTTCCGGGACGGCAGCGAAGCTGGAATCGTGCGGGCAGGCGTGAAGCTGATCTACGGCAGCGCCCGATTTACTGGCGTGCGGGAAGTGGAGGTGGCCCTGAACAGTGGCGGCACCCAGCACCTCCGCGCCGACTCGGTGTTTATCAATGCCGGAGCCAGACCCCGCCTGCCCGAAGTGCCCGGATTGGCCGAAGTGGGAGTCATGACCTCCCGCGACATCCTGCAGCTGCGCGACCTGCCCAGCCACCTGCTGATCTTGGGCGGTGGCTACATCAGTCTTGAATTTGCCCAACTGTTCGCCCGCCTCGGCAGCCGGGTCACGGTGATCGACACGGGCCCGCGCCTGCTGCCCCGCGAAGACGAGGACGTGGCGGCGGCTCTGCGGCAAGTGCTGGAAGGGGAAGGCGTCAGTTTCGTGCTGGGCGCACACCTGGCCCGCGCCGAACGCAACGGGGGAGAAGTGGCCCTGCATCTTACTGGTCAGGATGGAGAACAGACCCTCTCCGGCTCGCACCTGCTGGTGGCGGTGGGCCGGATTCCCAACACCGAAACCCTGAACGTGCAGGCCACCGGCGCGGCGCTCGACAAGCAAGGATTTATCGTGGTAGACGATTATTTGCAGGCCGCAGAAGGCGTATATGCCCTCGGAGACATCAAGGGCGGCCCCGCCTTTACCCACATCTCCTACGACGACTTCCGAATGGTGCGCGACGCCGTGCTGCACGGCCAGCAGCGGCGGGTCAGCGGGCGGCTCGTGCCCTACACGCTGTTTACTGACCCGCAACTGGGCCGCGTCGGCTTAGACCGTCAGCAGGCGCAAGGGCTGGATCGCCCGACCCGGATTTACACCCTGCCGATGACCTCGGTGGCCCGCGCCATAGAAACCGGAGCCACCGCCGGGCTGATGCGGGCCGTGGTAGACGACCAAACAGACCAGGTGTTGGGCGTGACCGTGCTGGGGCCGGAAGGCGGCGAGATCATGAGCGCCCTGCAACTGGCGATGATGGGCGGCCTGACGGCGACCACGCTCCGTAACGCGACTTTGGCCCACCCGACCCTCAGCGAATCCATCAACAACCTGTTTATGGGCGTGCCGGAAGTGGTGCGAGGTGAGGCAGTGGCAGCAGACTGA
- the hutI gene encoding imidazolonepropionase, giving the protein MSGNRGERTLFTGISQLVTPGAGPQRGAAMRDLTLISGAAMLVEDGLIAWVGSEKDAPPTDQFHDLGGVAVTPALTDPHTHAVWAGDRLSDFEARVQGVPYETILAQGGGIRATMRATADASLSDLVALAAPRIQALVRSGAATIEIKSGYGLDFDAEIRMLEAVRLLQTHTAATLLPTLLLHVPPAEGRAEYVQDVCQSLIPRVANAKLATAVDVFCEQEAFTGDETRQFFAAARLYGLNIKLHADQFHALGGTELACELGALSVDHLEASGEAQIAALGRSHTVATILPGVTLHLGLPAAPARQLIDAGACVAIGTDLNPGSSPLYSAQLALALGVRLNRLTPAEALTAATVNAAAALGLTDRGALVPGMRADFLALHSGDWRDLAYTLGANPVQSVFVAGREQGQMNLHRQTQEQAL; this is encoded by the coding sequence ATGTCCGGGAATAGGGGAGAGCGCACCCTGTTTACCGGAATCTCGCAACTGGTGACGCCCGGAGCTGGCCCCCAGCGCGGCGCGGCCATGCGTGACCTCACGCTGATTTCAGGGGCGGCGATGCTGGTGGAGGATGGTCTGATCGCTTGGGTAGGTTCAGAAAAGGACGCGCCCCCAACCGATCAATTTCACGATCTCGGCGGTGTGGCGGTCACGCCCGCCCTGACTGATCCGCACACCCACGCCGTCTGGGCTGGAGACCGTCTCAGCGACTTCGAGGCCCGTGTACAGGGCGTTCCCTATGAAACGATTCTCGCGCAGGGCGGCGGCATTCGCGCCACCATGAGGGCCACTGCTGATGCGAGCTTGTCTGATCTCGTGGCGCTGGCTGCCCCCCGGATACAGGCTTTAGTCCGCTCTGGTGCGGCCACCATCGAAATCAAGAGTGGCTACGGGCTGGACTTCGACGCTGAGATTCGGATGTTGGAAGCGGTGCGGTTACTGCAAACGCACACGGCGGCCACGCTGTTGCCGACGCTGCTGCTGCATGTGCCGCCCGCAGAAGGCCGCGCCGAGTACGTGCAGGACGTGTGCCAGAGCTTGATCCCCCGCGTAGCGAACGCAAAGCTAGCGACTGCCGTAGACGTGTTCTGCGAGCAGGAAGCGTTTACGGGAGACGAAACCCGCCAATTCTTCGCGGCGGCGCGTTTGTATGGCCTGAACATCAAACTGCACGCCGACCAATTCCACGCTCTCGGCGGCACGGAACTGGCTTGTGAACTCGGGGCGCTGAGCGTCGATCATCTGGAAGCCAGCGGGGAAGCGCAGATTGCCGCACTGGGCCGAAGTCATACTGTCGCCACCATCCTTCCCGGCGTCACCCTCCACCTGGGTCTGCCCGCCGCCCCTGCCCGCCAACTCATCGACGCGGGCGCGTGCGTCGCCATCGGCACCGACCTCAATCCCGGCAGTTCGCCGCTGTACAGCGCACAACTGGCCCTCGCGCTGGGCGTGCGCCTGAACCGCCTGACGCCCGCCGAGGCCCTGACCGCCGCCACCGTCAATGCCGCTGCTGCACTGGGTCTGACGGATCGGGGGGCACTCGTTCCCGGCATGCGGGCCGATTTCCTCGCCTTGCACTCCGGCGATTGGCGCGACCTCGCCTACACGCTGGGCGCGAATCCGGTTCAGTCGGTCTTCGTGGCTGGCCGGGAGCAAGGCCAGATGAACCTGCACAGGCAGACACAGGAGCAAGCACTATGA
- a CDS encoding ATP-binding protein, translating into MDSVPMNSWAIEQAELEARVLARTRELEERSAALDAFVAFTEAVGTETDVLVLARQAIDVVRAALSGVSVAYFERSGPLWKARAWSSDVTPEVIAGLLAGIPVDGPTSAEALATRAPVFTNGWNAALEGVEHAQSYGAAVFFPYFLRDQPYSLLTAGTQQAHTWTDQEQAVIRAVGRGLGLALERAAQASQLEQQNAELDARSRALEGFAHLTRDLSIETDPYTLIKRGQEVVMSLLPDGYALYYERKDGLWRNRVQTGHLGNDGLQAIIDAGFAYTVPQSLVVPWVTGQPFYQDQYAQGSDTPAELVQHVSTAASLPVYVNGSATGIVCFVLFGQRTWTATDRVVMETVVHHLGLALERAGVVAQLEHRTEELARERTFLRAVLGSLSEGIVACDPQGHLTLFNDATRTFHGMDASPLPPGEWAEHYDLYEGDGVTPLPMPRVPLFRALNGERVQGAEMVIRPRGQAARRIIANGQAIFSEQGSPLGAVIAMHDVTGRKEAEEKVLQANEELRRSNAELEQFAYIASHDLQAPIRAVTSFAGIIARRYGGVLDERGQLYLRQIVDSGEHMKRLVDDLLTFSRIHTEQREQLPVDSQAVFEEVAQRLQPESGAEVQAEGLPTVQADRQQLDQLLQNLMSNGLKYHREGVMPHVRVSAERDGPQWRFAVTDNGIGIEPQYFERIFEIFQRLHGRETYDGTGIGLAVCKKIVERHGGQLWLESVLGEGTSFFFTLPAADTRAEIKSE; encoded by the coding sequence GTGGATTCGGTGCCGATGAACAGTTGGGCCATAGAACAGGCCGAACTGGAGGCCCGGGTCTTGGCCCGCACCCGGGAGCTGGAAGAACGCAGCGCCGCCCTCGACGCGTTTGTGGCCTTTACCGAAGCGGTAGGCACGGAAACCGATGTGCTGGTGCTGGCGCGTCAGGCCATAGATGTGGTGCGGGCGGCGCTGAGCGGTGTCAGCGTTGCCTATTTTGAACGCAGCGGCCCCTTGTGGAAGGCCCGCGCCTGGTCGAGCGACGTGACGCCTGAGGTTATTGCCGGCCTCCTCGCAGGTATTCCGGTGGACGGCCCCACATCTGCCGAGGCACTCGCGACCCGTGCGCCCGTCTTTACGAATGGCTGGAATGCTGCGCTAGAAGGCGTCGAGCACGCGCAATCTTACGGAGCCGCCGTCTTCTTTCCGTATTTTTTGAGAGATCAGCCCTACAGTTTGCTGACCGCAGGGACGCAGCAGGCCCACACGTGGACGGATCAGGAGCAGGCTGTCATTCGGGCCGTGGGCCGGGGGCTGGGGCTGGCGCTGGAGCGGGCGGCACAGGCCAGTCAACTAGAGCAGCAGAACGCTGAACTCGACGCCCGCAGCCGTGCGTTAGAGGGCTTTGCCCACCTGACCCGCGACCTGAGCATCGAAACAGACCCCTATACCCTGATCAAGCGCGGACAGGAGGTCGTGATGTCGCTGCTGCCAGACGGTTACGCACTGTATTACGAGCGGAAAGACGGTCTGTGGCGCAACCGGGTACAAACCGGACACTTGGGCAACGACGGACTGCAGGCCATCATCGACGCTGGATTTGCCTACACGGTTCCGCAAAGTCTGGTGGTGCCCTGGGTCACGGGGCAGCCCTTTTACCAAGACCAGTACGCGCAGGGCAGCGATACTCCGGCAGAGTTGGTGCAGCACGTCAGTACAGCAGCCAGTTTGCCCGTCTATGTCAATGGTTCGGCCACCGGCATCGTTTGTTTCGTGCTGTTCGGGCAGCGCACCTGGACAGCGACAGACCGCGTGGTAATGGAAACAGTAGTGCATCATCTGGGGCTGGCGCTGGAGCGGGCCGGGGTGGTAGCCCAACTGGAGCACCGCACCGAGGAGCTGGCCCGCGAGCGCACCTTTTTACGCGCCGTGCTGGGCAGCCTCAGCGAGGGCATCGTGGCCTGCGACCCACAAGGACACCTGACGCTGTTCAACGACGCCACGCGCACATTTCACGGCATGGACGCCTCTCCGCTGCCGCCGGGAGAGTGGGCCGAACATTACGACCTCTACGAAGGCGACGGCGTGACGCCCCTGCCCATGCCCCGGGTGCCCCTTTTCCGCGCCCTGAACGGTGAGCGGGTGCAGGGCGCAGAGATGGTGATTCGGCCCAGAGGTCAGGCCGCCCGCCGGATCATTGCCAACGGGCAGGCGATTTTTAGCGAACAGGGCAGCCCACTGGGGGCAGTGATCGCCATGCATGACGTGACCGGGCGCAAAGAAGCCGAGGAGAAGGTGCTACAGGCCAACGAGGAACTGCGCCGCAGCAACGCGGAACTCGAACAGTTCGCCTACATCGCCTCGCACGATCTTCAGGCCCCGATTCGCGCCGTGACCAGTTTCGCGGGCATCATCGCCCGGCGGTACGGCGGCGTGCTGGACGAACGCGGCCAGCTGTACCTGCGCCAGATCGTAGACAGCGGCGAACACATGAAACGGCTGGTGGATGATCTTTTGACCTTTTCACGCATTCATACCGAACAGCGCGAGCAGCTGCCTGTCGACAGTCAGGCGGTGTTCGAGGAAGTGGCGCAGAGACTCCAACCGGAGAGCGGAGCGGAGGTACAGGCTGAGGGATTGCCCACCGTCCAAGCTGACCGCCAGCAACTCGATCAACTGCTGCAAAATCTGATGTCAAACGGTCTGAAATACCACCGGGAGGGTGTGATGCCCCACGTCCGGGTATCTGCTGAGCGCGACGGCCCGCAGTGGCGCTTTGCCGTAACCGACAACGGCATCGGGATCGAACCGCAGTATTTCGAGCGTATTTTTGAAATTTTTCAGCGGCTACATGGGCGCGAAACCTATGACGGCACCGGCATCGGGCTGGCGGTCTGCAAAAAAATCGTGGAGCGGCACGGCGGACAGCTGTGGCTGGAGAGCGTGTTGGGAGAGGGAACAAGCTTCTTTTTCACCCTGCCAGCGGCAGATACCAGGGCAGAAATCAAAAGCGAATAA
- a CDS encoding arginase family protein yields MTSPTHLPYGGIASFARAPIVRPDGHWRAFAAVLGIPYDIALGFRPGARFAPRALREASLRYVPPFAGLDGRVRLDPAHYPDPLMVDGGDVVLPSLEPELARERITAAARQIKERCRLPVFLGGDHSVTYPLLRAFHDIPDLHVIQLDAHLDFTDTRNDTRYSNSSPFRRACEDLPNLVHITTLGLRGLRFDAEAVAAARARGHTLVPMEVVEAQLQDTLAALPARCPVYLSIDVDAFDPAVLPGTSSPEPDGFSYALAMRLIREVVRRHRVIGLDVVELAPNLDPTGRSELLASRLIMETLAEVFGAEVSNVRE; encoded by the coding sequence ATGACCTCACCCACCCACCTCCCCTACGGCGGCATCGCCTCCTTCGCCCGCGCTCCCATCGTGCGGCCAGATGGACATTGGCGAGCTTTTGCTGCCGTGCTGGGCATTCCCTACGACATCGCTCTCGGCTTCCGCCCCGGCGCACGCTTTGCCCCACGTGCCCTGCGGGAAGCCAGCCTGCGCTACGTGCCTCCGTTCGCGGGCCTGGACGGACGGGTACGCCTTGACCCCGCTCACTATCCAGACCCGCTGATGGTGGACGGAGGCGACGTGGTGCTGCCCAGCCTCGAACCTGAACTGGCCCGCGAGCGCATCACGGCCGCGGCGCGTCAGATCAAAGAACGGTGCCGCCTGCCTGTCTTTTTGGGCGGAGATCACAGCGTCACTTATCCATTGCTGCGGGCCTTCCATGACATTCCCGACCTGCATGTCATTCAACTGGACGCCCATCTGGACTTCACGGATACCCGCAACGACACGCGCTACAGCAACTCCAGCCCGTTTCGCCGTGCCTGTGAAGACCTGCCCAATCTGGTGCATATCACGACGCTGGGCCTGCGCGGGCTGAGATTTGACGCCGAAGCAGTGGCGGCGGCCCGTGCGCGGGGGCATACGCTGGTGCCGATGGAGGTCGTGGAAGCGCAGCTTCAGGACACTCTCGCCGCCCTACCCGCCCGCTGCCCGGTTTACCTGAGCATCGACGTAGACGCCTTCGACCCTGCCGTGTTACCCGGAACCAGCAGCCCCGAACCGGACGGGTTTTCGTATGCCTTAGCCATGCGCCTGATCCGCGAAGTCGTGCGGCGTCACCGGGTGATAGGGCTGGATGTGGTCGAACTGGCTCCGAACCTCGATCCCACCGGACGCAGCGAACTATTGGCCTCCCGCCTGATCATGGAAACGCTGGCCGAGGTGTTCGGTGCGGAGGTATCCAATGTCCGGGAATAG
- the hutH gene encoding histidine ammonia-lyase: MILDSTLTLSDFERVVRGREQVTLAPAALTRIRRARAVIERIVDGTEAVYGINTGFGKFATIGIDRDQLEQLQHNLIVSHAIGMGPPLPGEVVRGMLLLRAQSLALGHSGVREEVVDLLLALLNAGAHPVIPAQGSVGASGDLAPLAHLALALIGHGELDFAGQVRPAADVLAELNLSPLTLQAKEGLALINGTQLMGSLLALNVLDTQTLLRTANLAAAMTIEAMRGSHQPFRDDVVRLRPHPGALEVAAELRQHLHGSLIAPSHADCGRVQDAYSLRAVPQVHGATQDVLHHAERVLAVEFASVTDNPLVLPESDEVISGGNFHGQPLALTADALTVAVAELASISERRCEQLLNPALSGLPGFLTPQPGLSSGLMIAQYTAAALVSENKVLSHPASVDSIPTSANQEDHVSMGAHACRKLRDVLDNSFTVISIELLCGAQALDMQAMKFRPLAPGVGVGAAYARIRQDVATLDADRYFKPELDELLKAVRSGAVLKAVDRARTDHSV; encoded by the coding sequence ATGATTTTGGATTCCACCCTGACTTTATCCGACTTTGAGCGCGTGGTGCGTGGCCGCGAACAAGTGACGTTGGCTCCCGCCGCCCTGACCCGCATCCGCCGCGCCCGCGCCGTCATCGAGCGCATCGTGGACGGCACCGAAGCGGTCTACGGCATTAATACCGGCTTTGGTAAATTTGCCACCATCGGCATAGACCGGGATCAACTGGAGCAACTTCAGCACAACCTGATCGTGTCTCACGCCATCGGCATGGGTCCGCCGCTGCCAGGTGAAGTGGTGCGCGGGATGCTGCTGCTCCGGGCGCAATCGCTGGCGCTGGGGCATTCGGGCGTGCGCGAAGAGGTCGTCGATCTGTTGCTGGCGCTGCTGAATGCGGGGGCGCATCCGGTCATTCCGGCTCAGGGATCGGTGGGCGCGTCGGGCGACCTCGCGCCGCTGGCGCACCTGGCGTTGGCGCTGATCGGACATGGAGAACTGGACTTTGCCGGACAGGTTCGGCCTGCCGCCGACGTGCTGGCCGAACTGAATCTGTCGCCGCTGACCTTGCAGGCCAAAGAGGGCCTCGCGCTGATCAACGGCACGCAACTGATGGGCAGTCTGCTGGCCCTGAACGTGCTGGACACCCAAACCCTGCTAAGAACTGCCAACCTCGCCGCCGCCATGACCATCGAAGCCATGCGCGGCAGCCACCAGCCCTTCCGCGACGATGTGGTGCGGCTGCGGCCCCATCCCGGTGCGCTGGAAGTGGCCGCCGAACTGCGGCAGCATCTCCACGGCAGCCTGATCGCCCCCTCTCACGCCGACTGCGGGCGCGTGCAGGACGCCTATAGTCTTCGTGCCGTGCCGCAAGTCCACGGGGCCACGCAAGACGTACTGCATCATGCCGAGCGTGTGCTGGCCGTCGAATTTGCTTCCGTCACCGATAATCCGCTGGTGCTTCCTGAATCAGATGAAGTCATCAGCGGCGGTAATTTTCACGGGCAACCGCTGGCCCTCACCGCCGACGCGCTCACGGTGGCGGTAGCCGAACTCGCCTCCATCTCTGAGCGCCGCTGCGAGCAACTGCTGAACCCGGCGCTGTCGGGCCTGCCCGGATTTCTGACCCCGCAGCCGGGCCTCAGCAGCGGCCTGATGATCGCGCAGTACACCGCCGCCGCCTTGGTCAGTGAAAACAAGGTGCTCAGCCACCCCGCCAGCGTGGACAGCATTCCGACCAGTGCCAATCAGGAAGATCACGTGAGTATGGGGGCGCACGCCTGCCGCAAGCTGCGCGACGTGCTGGACAACTCTTTTACGGTGATCAGCATCGAACTCTTGTGCGGGGCGCAGGCGCTCGACATGCAGGCCATGAAGTTCAGGCCGCTCGCTCCCGGTGTAGGTGTCGGAGCCGCTTACGCCCGAATTCGTCAGGATGTCGCCACGCTGGACGCAGACCGCTATTTCAAACCAGAGTTGGATGAGTTGCTGAAGGCGGTCAGAAGCGGGGCTGTGCTGAAGGCGGTTGACAGAGCCAGAACTGACCACTCTGTTTGA
- a CDS encoding manganese catalase family protein — protein sequence MFYYDNKLQYTVRVDTPDPRFARLLQQAIGGVEGEIRVCLQYLFQAFGARGPAKYRNMLMSTGTEEIGHIEMLATAVALNLEGAPSSLKESVAKANPVVEALMGGMDPRQYLSAGMAALASDANGVPFNGSHVYASGNLAADMYANVTAEATGRALACRLFELTDDPGMKDMLRFLIARDTMHQQQWLAVIEELGGHQGTLPIPNSFPRSEEIQDVSYDYFFHGIEGVEVPEGRYTHGPSLDGNGEFRIRASKPMGQEPQLAPPMPQAYAETQQMMGAGDMTSAKNKSSTD from the coding sequence ATGTTCTACTACGACAACAAATTACAGTACACCGTCCGCGTCGATACTCCTGATCCCCGGTTTGCCCGCCTGCTTCAGCAGGCCATCGGCGGAGTGGAGGGCGAAATCCGTGTGTGCCTTCAGTACCTCTTTCAGGCGTTCGGCGCACGCGGCCCGGCCAAGTACCGCAACATGCTGATGTCCACCGGCACCGAAGAAATCGGCCACATCGAGATGCTGGCCACCGCAGTTGCACTGAATCTGGAGGGTGCGCCCAGCAGCCTTAAAGAGTCGGTGGCGAAGGCCAATCCGGTAGTAGAAGCCCTGATGGGCGGCATGGATCCCCGGCAATACCTCTCGGCGGGCATGGCGGCGCTGGCCTCGGATGCCAACGGCGTGCCGTTCAATGGCTCGCACGTGTACGCCAGTGGCAACCTCGCCGCCGATATGTACGCCAATGTGACCGCCGAAGCCACCGGACGCGCCCTGGCCTGCCGCCTGTTCGAACTGACCGACGACCCCGGCATGAAGGACATGCTGCGCTTCCTGATTGCGCGGGATACCATGCACCAGCAGCAATGGCTGGCCGTGATCGAGGAACTTGGCGGGCATCAGGGCACCTTGCCGATTCCCAACAGCTTCCCGCGAAGCGAAGAGATTCAGGATGTCAGTTACGACTATTTTTTCCACGGCATTGAGGGCGTGGAGGTGCCCGAAGGCCGCTATACGCACGGGCCTTCGCTGGACGGCAACGGCGAATTCCGCATCCGGGCCTCCAAGCCGATGGGTCAGGAGCCGCAGCTGGCCCCGCCCATGCCGCAGGCCTACGCCGAAACCCAGCAGATGATGGGCGCGGGCGACATGACCAGCGCGAAGAACAAGTCCAGCACGGACTGA
- the hutU gene encoding urocanate hydratase has protein sequence MTAESAPGISTPAPVIRAPRGPARTAKGWIQEAAKRMLMNNLDPEVAEHPEDLIVYGGRGKAARDWPSFHKIVEVLDRLENDQTLLVQSGKPVAVLNTHTLAPRVLIANSNLVPHWANWETFDKLDQAGLMMYGQMTAGSWIYIGTQGILQGTYETFAGAATKHFGGTLKGTITVTAGLGGMGGAQPLAVKLAGGVCICIDIDGSRIQKRLDTRYLDTVAANLDDALALAEAAKAEGRALSIGLLGNAADLVPELVRRNFTPDLITDQTSAHDPMWGYLPRAEADEDVNELRRSQPDEYLCRARAAMAEHVRAILELQRRGAVAFDYGNNLREQARIGGVDDAFSYPGFVPAFIRDSFCEGRGPFRWVALSGEASDIYATDKALLELFPNDARLQAWLTYAADQIAFQGLPARICWLGYRERDLAAKLFNEMVADGRLSAPIVIGRDHLDAGSVASPYRETEAMLDGSDAVSDWPLLNFATGVASGAGWMSFHHGGGVGMGYSQHSGLVAVADGSEEAAWRLSRCLTNDPAMGVIRHADAGYELARSVARERGLDLPSLGIEDK, from the coding sequence ATGACCGCCGAATCTGCACCTGGTATCAGCACCCCGGCCCCCGTCATCCGCGCCCCGCGTGGCCCCGCCCGCACCGCCAAAGGCTGGATTCAGGAGGCGGCCAAGCGCATGCTGATGAATAACCTCGACCCGGAGGTGGCCGAGCATCCCGAAGACCTGATCGTGTACGGCGGGCGCGGCAAGGCGGCGCGGGACTGGCCCAGCTTTCACAAAATTGTGGAGGTGCTGGACAGGCTGGAAAACGACCAGACGCTGCTGGTGCAGTCGGGCAAGCCGGTGGCCGTGCTGAACACGCATACCCTCGCGCCCCGCGTGCTGATCGCCAATTCCAACCTCGTGCCGCACTGGGCCAACTGGGAAACCTTCGACAAACTGGATCAGGCCGGGCTGATGATGTACGGCCAGATGACGGCCGGATCGTGGATTTACATCGGCACTCAGGGCATTTTGCAGGGCACCTACGAAACCTTTGCGGGCGCGGCGACCAAGCATTTCGGCGGGACTCTCAAAGGAACAATCACGGTTACCGCTGGTCTGGGCGGCATGGGCGGAGCGCAACCCCTCGCGGTCAAGCTGGCGGGCGGCGTGTGCATTTGCATCGACATAGACGGCAGCCGCATTCAAAAACGGCTTGACACCAGGTATCTGGATACGGTGGCGGCCAACCTCGATGACGCTCTGGCGCTGGCAGAGGCGGCCAAAGCGGAAGGCCGGGCGCTGAGCATCGGCCTGCTGGGCAACGCCGCCGACCTCGTGCCGGAACTGGTGCGCCGCAACTTCACCCCCGATCTGATCACCGACCAGACCAGTGCCCACGACCCGATGTGGGGCTACCTGCCCAGAGCCGAGGCCGACGAGGACGTGAACGAACTGCGCCGCAGCCAGCCCGACGAGTATTTGTGCCGGGCGCGTGCAGCGATGGCCGAGCATGTTCGGGCCATTCTGGAACTGCAACGGCGCGGCGCGGTGGCCTTCGATTACGGCAACAATCTGCGCGAACAGGCCCGCATCGGTGGCGTGGATGACGCCTTCTCGTATCCCGGGTTCGTGCCCGCTTTTATCCGTGACAGCTTCTGCGAGGGGCGTGGCCCGTTCCGCTGGGTGGCCCTCAGTGGCGAGGCAAGCGACATTTACGCCACCGACAAAGCACTCTTAGAACTGTTCCCCAACGACGCCCGCCTGCAAGCGTGGCTCACCTACGCCGCCGACCAGATCGCTTTTCAGGGCCTGCCCGCCCGCATCTGCTGGCTGGGCTACCGCGAGCGCGACCTCGCCGCCAAATTGTTCAACGAAATGGTGGCCGATGGAAGGCTCAGTGCGCCCATTGTCATTGGCCGCGACCACCTCGATGCCGGAAGTGTCGCCAGCCCGTACCGCGAAACCGAAGCCATGCTGGACGGCTCCGACGCCGTGTCCGACTGGCCGCTGCTGAACTTTGCCACCGGAGTCGCGTCGGGCGCAGGCTGGATGAGTTTCCATCACGGCGGCGGCGTGGGCATGGGCTACAGTCAGCATTCCGGCCTGGTGGCAGTGGCCGACGGTTCCGAGGAAGCCGCGTGGCGCCTCTCGCGCTGTCTGACCAACGACCCTGCGATGGGCGTGATTCGCCATGCCGACGCGGGCTACGAACTGGCGCGGAGTGTGGCACGGGAGCGGGGGCTGGATTTGCCGAGCTTGGGGATTGAGGACAAGTAG